In Choloepus didactylus isolate mChoDid1 chromosome 18, mChoDid1.pri, whole genome shotgun sequence, a single genomic region encodes these proteins:
- the DYNLL2 gene encoding dynein light chain 2, cytoplasmic has protein sequence MSDRKAVIKNADMSEDMQQDAVDCATQAMEKYNIEKDIAAYIKKEFDKKYNPTWHCIVGRNFGSYVTHETKHFIYFYLGQVAILLFKSG, from the exons ATGTCTGACCGGAAGGCAGTGATCAAGAACGCAGACATGTCTGAGGACATGCAACAGGATGCTGTTGACTGCGCCACGCAGGCCATGGAGAAGTACAACATAGAGAAGGACATTGCTGCCTATATCAAGAAG gAATTTGACAAGAAATACAATCCTACCTGGCATTGTATCGTGGGCCGAAATTTTGGCAGCTACGTCACACATGAGACAAAGCACTTCATCTATTTTTACTTGGGTCAAGTTGCAATCCTCCTCTTCAAGTCAGGCTAG